One part of the Solirubrobacterales bacterium genome encodes these proteins:
- a CDS encoding PAS domain-containing protein — MPFFICPNCGSRDSSGDRNAGFSARPKGCSRCGFGFVFELLDDYYPAPNAAFFVCDQQARVIDAGRGSFELTGLTDEDVIGRPVRDVLGLKWIDPGDGGPEADTDGDGETDPIETSLEWGVRSLGKRVAVRSEAESSTRAVADLFPAYDDDGGLMIVLTPEG; from the coding sequence ATGCCCTTCTTCATCTGCCCCAACTGCGGCAGCCGCGACTCGAGTGGCGATCGCAACGCCGGTTTCAGCGCCCGTCCGAAAGGCTGCTCCCGCTGCGGTTTCGGCTTCGTCTTCGAACTGCTCGACGACTACTACCCGGCACCCAATGCCGCCTTCTTCGTCTGTGACCAGCAGGCGAGAGTGATCGATGCGGGGCGGGGCAGCTTTGAGCTGACCGGCCTGACCGATGAGGACGTGATCGGTCGGCCGGTGAGGGATGTGCTCGGACTCAAATGGATCGATCCCGGTGACGGCGGGCCGGAGGCGGATACCGACGGTGACGGCGAGACCGATCCGATCGAGACCTCGCTGGAGTGGGGGGTGCGGTCGCTCGGAAAGCGGGTTGCGGTCCGATCGGAAGCCGAATCCTCAACCAGGGCGGTCGCCGATCTCTTTCCGGCCTACGACGACGACGGTGGCCTGATGATCGTCCTGACGCCGGAAGGGTAG